One genomic segment of Pseudonocardia sp. T1-2H includes these proteins:
- the metX gene encoding homoserine O-acetyltransferase MetX has translation MSTDITTSVDPAVRPPASGAWREGDDPGRRLFLDLEGPLRLEVGGELPQVRLAYETWGDLRVDAAGRSNAVLVLHALTGDSHVAGPLGPGHKSPGWWDALIGPGRALDTDHWFVVAPNVVGGCQGTTGPASTGPDGRTWGGRFPFVTVRDSVRAETELADALGVDRWALVVGGSMGGMRALEWAAMEPERVERLLLLASPAAASADQIAWAAPQLAAIRADPGWRGGDYHDLPDGAGPHAGLGVARRIAHLSYRSGYELGTRFGRDPQDGEDPLHGGRYAVESYLDHHAEKLVRRFDAASYVRLTELMNAHDVGRGRGGVAAGLARVTARTIVGGVSSDRIYPLEQQAELAAGIPNAAELRVIDSPYGHDGFLIETGAVAAMVAELLKD, from the coding sequence GTGAGCACGGACATCACCACCTCGGTGGACCCGGCCGTCCGCCCTCCCGCCAGCGGTGCCTGGCGGGAGGGGGACGACCCGGGCCGCCGGCTCTTCCTCGACCTCGAAGGCCCGTTGCGCCTGGAGGTCGGGGGCGAGCTGCCGCAGGTCCGGCTGGCGTACGAGACGTGGGGCGACCTCCGGGTCGACGCCGCGGGGCGCAGCAACGCGGTGCTGGTCCTGCACGCGCTGACCGGCGACAGCCACGTCGCCGGCCCCCTCGGCCCGGGCCACAAGAGCCCGGGCTGGTGGGACGCTCTGATCGGGCCCGGTCGCGCGCTCGACACGGACCACTGGTTCGTCGTCGCGCCGAACGTCGTCGGCGGCTGCCAGGGCACGACCGGCCCCGCCTCGACCGGCCCGGACGGGCGGACGTGGGGTGGCCGGTTCCCGTTCGTCACCGTGCGCGACTCGGTGCGCGCCGAGACCGAGCTGGCCGACGCCCTCGGGGTGGACCGGTGGGCGCTGGTCGTCGGCGGCTCGATGGGCGGCATGCGGGCGCTCGAGTGGGCCGCCATGGAGCCGGAGCGGGTGGAGCGGCTGCTCCTGCTCGCCTCCCCGGCGGCCGCGTCGGCGGACCAGATCGCCTGGGCCGCACCGCAGCTCGCCGCGATCCGCGCGGACCCGGGCTGGCGGGGCGGCGACTACCACGACCTCCCGGACGGCGCCGGCCCGCACGCGGGCCTCGGCGTCGCCCGGCGGATCGCGCACCTGAGCTACCGCAGCGGCTACGAGCTGGGCACCCGGTTCGGCCGGGACCCCCAGGACGGCGAGGACCCGCTGCACGGCGGCCGCTACGCCGTCGAGTCCTACCTGGATCACCACGCCGAGAAGCTGGTCCGCCGCTTCGACGCGGCGTCCTACGTGCGCCTCACGGAACTGATGAACGCCCACGACGTGGGCCGTGGCCGAGGAGGCGTCGCGGCCGGGCTCGCCCGGGTGACGGCGCGGACGATCGTGGGCGGGGTCAGCTCGGACCGGATCTACCCGCTCGAGCAGCAGGCGGAGCTGGCCGCGGGCATCCCGAACGCCGCCGAGCTGCGGGTGATCGACTCGCCGTACGGCCATGACGGCTTCCTGATCGAGACGGGCGCGGTGGCGGCGATGGTGGCGGAGCTCCTGAAGGACTGA
- the rimP gene encoding ribosome maturation factor RimP, with protein sequence MPSPDPEQLTGLLRGVLEPVVAGAGYELDELDVRSAGRRHTVKVVVDVPENGAHGSDSVGLDAIAELSRTVAAELDGHEHLIEGSYTLEVTSPGVDRPLTRPLHWRRAKLRLVRVTLVGGGTQDVRVGEAGPDSVTVVDAGAKKPERRTLRYADVANAVVQVEFRPPPAAETTLLAPPSDTDDGVAEHDPQELS encoded by the coding sequence ATGCCCAGTCCAGACCCCGAGCAGCTCACCGGGCTGCTGCGCGGTGTGCTGGAGCCCGTCGTCGCCGGCGCAGGCTACGAGCTCGACGAGCTCGACGTGCGTTCGGCGGGCCGGCGGCACACCGTCAAGGTCGTCGTGGACGTCCCGGAGAACGGCGCGCACGGGTCGGACTCCGTGGGCCTGGACGCCATCGCGGAGCTGAGCCGCACCGTCGCCGCCGAGCTCGACGGGCACGAGCACCTGATCGAGGGCTCCTACACGCTCGAGGTCACCTCGCCCGGTGTCGACCGCCCGCTCACCCGTCCGCTGCACTGGCGGCGGGCGAAGCTGCGGCTGGTCCGCGTCACCCTCGTCGGTGGCGGCACCCAGGACGTCCGCGTCGGCGAGGCGGGCCCGGACTCCGTCACCGTCGTCGACGCGGGCGCGAAGAAGCCCGAACGCCGCACGCTGCGCTACGCCGACGTCGCGAACGCCGTCGTGCAGGTCGAGTTCCGCCCGCCGCCCGCGGCCGAGACCACCCTGCTGGCGCCCCCTTCCGACACCGACGACGGCGTGGCCGAGCACGACCCCCAGGAGCTCTCATGA
- a CDS encoding ferritin-like domain-containing protein has product MSAPRQQESAISGEAITALQGALATEHAALWSYTLILAFVPTDQAAQARKDIEAHRTLRSQIEQTLTELGARPVSAQPAYTTPQPVTDALGAGRLAIAAEDDAMAAWRSVLEHTEEPQLRAAGLKALVEGTTRSARWRIATGTTPVIPPFPGITR; this is encoded by the coding sequence GTGAGCGCCCCCCGCCAGCAGGAGTCCGCCATCAGCGGCGAGGCGATCACCGCGCTGCAGGGCGCGCTCGCCACCGAGCACGCGGCCCTGTGGTCCTACACGCTGATCCTCGCGTTCGTCCCGACGGACCAGGCGGCCCAGGCCCGCAAGGACATCGAGGCGCACCGGACGCTGCGCTCGCAGATCGAGCAGACCCTCACCGAGCTCGGCGCCCGCCCGGTGTCCGCGCAGCCCGCTTACACGACCCCGCAACCGGTCACCGACGCCCTCGGCGCGGGCCGCCTGGCCATCGCCGCGGAGGACGACGCGATGGCCGCCTGGCGCTCGGTCCTGGAACACACCGAGGAGCCGCAGCTGCGCGCGGCGGGGCTGAAGGCGCTGGTCGAGGGCACCACCCGGAGTGCCCGCTGGCGGATCGCGACGGGCACCACACCGGTGATCCCGCCGTTCCCCGGCATCACCCGCTGA
- a CDS encoding aminotransferase produces MREAFGERFDVPAGYLNTASVGVPPAPVADAMERAVRDWRSGSATAPSYDDPTERARAAWARLVGVPVDRVAIGAAVSPLVGLVAASVPDGTRVGVCEGEFTSVSYPFAVQGRGVTVTEVPLDELGARAAEFDLVATSVVQSLDGRLADLDALEGVRAHGTRVLLDVTQSGWLPTRLDWADVVVGAGYKWLMSPRGTAWMAVHPSLAPTPHAAGWYAAADRWGSTSGLPPRLAPDARALDTSPAWMCQAGAAVALEWVAGLDLELVAKHCTGLADAFRAGLGLEPAGSAITHVRVPGAAERFAAAGITATDRGGGVRLSFHLYNDMSDVERALAALSG; encoded by the coding sequence GTGCGCGAGGCCTTCGGTGAACGGTTCGACGTCCCTGCCGGCTATCTGAACACCGCGAGTGTCGGGGTTCCGCCCGCGCCGGTCGCGGACGCCATGGAACGGGCGGTGCGGGACTGGCGGTCCGGATCCGCCACGGCACCGAGTTACGACGACCCCACGGAACGCGCCCGCGCGGCGTGGGCCCGGCTGGTCGGCGTCCCGGTGGACCGGGTCGCGATCGGCGCCGCCGTGTCGCCGCTGGTGGGGCTGGTCGCGGCGTCGGTCCCGGACGGCACCCGGGTGGGCGTCTGCGAGGGCGAGTTCACGAGCGTCAGCTACCCCTTCGCCGTGCAGGGCCGCGGCGTCACCGTCACCGAGGTCCCTCTCGACGAGCTGGGTGCGCGGGCCGCGGAGTTCGACCTCGTCGCGACGAGCGTCGTGCAGTCCCTCGACGGCCGCCTCGCCGACCTCGACGCCCTGGAGGGCGTCCGCGCGCACGGCACGCGGGTGCTCCTGGACGTCACCCAGTCCGGATGGCTGCCGACCCGGCTGGACTGGGCGGACGTCGTCGTCGGCGCGGGCTACAAGTGGCTGATGTCCCCGCGCGGGACGGCGTGGATGGCCGTGCACCCGTCGCTGGCGCCCACCCCGCACGCGGCGGGCTGGTACGCGGCCGCGGACCGGTGGGGCAGCACGTCCGGGCTGCCGCCGCGGCTCGCGCCGGACGCCCGGGCGCTGGACACGTCACCGGCCTGGATGTGCCAGGCCGGGGCCGCCGTCGCGCTGGAGTGGGTCGCCGGGCTGGACCTCGAGCTCGTCGCGAAGCACTGCACCGGGCTCGCCGACGCGTTCCGGGCCGGGCTGGGCCTGGAGCCCGCGGGCTCGGCGATCACGCACGTGCGCGTGCCCGGGGCGGCCGAACGGTTCGCCGCCGCCGGGATCACCGCGACCGACCGCGGCGGCGGGGTCCGGCTGTCCTTCCACCTCTACAACGACATGTCCGACGTCGAACGGGCCCTGGCGGCGCTCAGCGGGTGA
- a CDS encoding PPOX class F420-dependent oxidoreductase, translating to MTAATGIDLHALIAEARLGVLATLKSDGRPQLSPVTPYYDREAGIVYVSMTEGRAKTANLRRDPRASIEVTSPDGWAWATAEGTATLTGPSTTPDSPEVQALVDYYRNAAGEHPDWDEYRAVMVAERRVLMAMTVEKVYGERIR from the coding sequence ATGACCGCCGCCACAGGGATCGACCTGCACGCACTGATCGCCGAGGCCCGCCTCGGCGTCCTCGCCACCCTCAAGTCCGACGGCCGCCCACAGCTCTCCCCGGTCACCCCGTACTACGACCGCGAGGCCGGGATCGTCTACGTCTCGATGACCGAGGGCCGGGCCAAGACCGCGAACCTGCGCCGGGACCCGCGGGCGAGCATCGAGGTCACCAGCCCGGACGGCTGGGCGTGGGCGACCGCCGAGGGCACCGCCACGCTGACCGGCCCGAGCACCACCCCGGACTCCCCCGAGGTGCAGGCGCTGGTCGACTACTACCGCAACGCCGCGGGGGAGCACCCGGACTGGGACGAGTACCGCGCCGTCATGGTCGCGGAGCGGCGCGTGCTGATGGCGATGACCGTGGAGAAGGTCTACGGAGAACGGATCCGGTAG
- a CDS encoding YjbQ family protein yields MHSELIEIRTGGEERVVDLTSPIDDFLRGAGAGDGLLNVWVPHATAGIAVIETGAGSDTDLLAALKDLLPADDRWRHRHGSPGHGRDHVLPAFIPPSTSVPVLGGKLALGTWQSVCLVDTNVDNAVRSVRLSFLQG; encoded by the coding sequence GTGCACAGCGAGCTGATCGAGATCCGGACCGGGGGCGAGGAGCGGGTCGTCGACCTGACCTCCCCGATCGACGACTTCCTGCGCGGCGCCGGCGCCGGCGACGGCCTGCTCAACGTCTGGGTACCGCACGCGACCGCCGGTATCGCGGTGATCGAGACGGGCGCGGGGAGCGACACCGACCTGCTCGCCGCACTCAAGGACCTCCTCCCTGCCGACGACCGCTGGAGGCACCGGCACGGCAGCCCCGGGCACGGCCGGGACCACGTCCTGCCCGCGTTCATCCCGCCGTCGACGAGCGTGCCGGTGCTGGGCGGGAAGCTCGCGCTGGGCACGTGGCAGTCCGTGTGCCTGGTGGACACCAACGTCGACAACGCGGTGCGGAGCGTCCGGCTGTCGTTCCTGCAGGGTTAG
- a CDS encoding FAD-dependent oxidoreductase, giving the protein MVRTLRVAVIGAGPAGIYATDTLMKSGTPCTVDVFDRLPAPFGLIRYGVAPDHLRIKQIVHALHRVLDRPGVRLFGNVAYGRDLTLADVRALYDAVIVATGCEKDRDLDIPGVDLPGSHGAAEFVQWFDGHPDAPREWCLDAEQVAVIGAGNVALDVARVLAKSAEDMLATEIPDNVHRGLAANRATDVHLFARRGPARAKFTPMELRELDHVQGVELVVDPEDVELDEGSVAALRESRQQQMVVRTVQDWALRDRRPAADQARARLHLHFLRAPVAVLGDGRVTGLRTERTELTGTGSVRGTGEFTDFPVQAVYRAVGYLGSPLPELPFDHAAGVVPHEAGRVLDLDGQQVPGVYAVGWIKRGPVGLIGHTKGCALETVGSLLADLDTLPPAPVPDRSAIVELLTERGVEYTTWDGWLRLDKHERGLGEDRGRERIKVVPREEMVAVARR; this is encoded by the coding sequence GTGGTGCGGACGTTGCGGGTGGCGGTGATCGGGGCGGGCCCGGCCGGGATCTACGCCACGGACACCCTGATGAAGTCCGGGACGCCCTGCACGGTGGACGTGTTCGACCGGCTGCCCGCCCCGTTCGGCCTGATCCGCTACGGCGTGGCGCCGGACCACCTGCGCATCAAGCAGATCGTCCATGCGCTGCACCGGGTGCTGGACCGGCCCGGCGTCCGGCTGTTCGGCAACGTCGCCTACGGGCGCGACCTCACGCTCGCCGACGTCCGCGCGCTCTACGACGCGGTGATCGTCGCGACCGGCTGCGAGAAGGACCGGGACCTGGACATCCCCGGCGTCGACCTGCCCGGCAGCCACGGCGCGGCCGAGTTCGTGCAGTGGTTCGACGGGCACCCCGACGCCCCGCGGGAGTGGTGCCTCGACGCCGAGCAGGTCGCGGTGATCGGCGCCGGGAACGTCGCGCTGGACGTCGCGCGGGTGCTGGCGAAGTCCGCCGAGGACATGCTGGCCACCGAGATCCCGGACAACGTCCACCGCGGGCTCGCCGCGAACCGCGCCACCGACGTCCACCTGTTCGCCCGCCGCGGCCCGGCCCGGGCGAAGTTCACGCCGATGGAGCTGCGCGAGCTCGACCACGTGCAGGGCGTCGAGCTCGTCGTGGACCCGGAGGACGTCGAGCTCGACGAGGGCTCGGTCGCCGCGCTGCGGGAGAGCCGGCAGCAGCAGATGGTGGTCCGGACGGTGCAGGACTGGGCGCTGCGCGACCGCCGGCCCGCCGCGGACCAGGCCCGGGCCCGCCTGCACCTGCACTTCCTGCGGGCGCCCGTCGCCGTGCTCGGGGACGGCAGGGTCACCGGCCTGCGCACGGAGCGGACGGAGCTCACCGGGACCGGCTCGGTGCGGGGCACAGGCGAGTTCACCGACTTCCCGGTCCAGGCCGTCTACCGGGCCGTCGGCTACCTCGGTTCGCCTCTCCCCGAGCTCCCGTTCGACCACGCGGCCGGGGTGGTCCCGCACGAGGCGGGACGGGTCCTGGACCTCGACGGGCAGCAGGTCCCGGGCGTCTACGCGGTGGGCTGGATCAAGCGCGGGCCGGTCGGGCTGATCGGGCACACCAAGGGCTGCGCCCTGGAGACCGTCGGCAGCCTGCTCGCGGACCTGGACACGCTCCCGCCCGCCCCGGTGCCGGACCGGTCCGCGATCGTCGAGCTGCTCACCGAGCGCGGCGTGGAGTACACGACCTGGGACGGCTGGCTGCGGCTGGACAAGCACGAGCGCGGCCTGGGCGAGGACCGGGGCCGCGAGCGGATCAAGGTCGTCCCGCGCGAGGAGATGGTGGCCGTCGCCCGGCGCTGA
- a CDS encoding proline--tRNA ligase codes for MLTRMSSLFLRTLREDPADAEVPSHKLLVRAGYVRRVAPGVYSWLPLGLKVLRRVEQIVREEMDAMGAQEIQLPALLPREPYEATGRWTEYGASLFRLKDRKGNDYLLGPTHEELFTQVVKSEYSSYKDYPVTLYQIQNKYRDEERPRAGILRGREFLMKDSYSFDLTDEGLAESYTRHRDAYIRIFDRLALDYVIVSAMSGAMGGSASEEFLAITETGEDTFVRGPGGYAANVEAVTTPAPPAQPVEDKPAAQVHHTPNTPTIESLVTFLNGAGLGREFTAADTLKNVLLKIRRPGATEWELLGVGVPGDREVDLKRVEAAVHPAEVALLDEADFARNAFLVKGYIGPGALAANGVRYLVDPRIVTGTAWVTGADKADHHVVDLVAGRDFTPDGTIEAAEVRAGDPSPDGQGVLEAARGIEIGHIFQLGRKFADAFGLDALGPDSKPVRITMGSYGIGVSRLVAAVAEQSHDDSGLIWPRSVTPFDVHVVVAGKNAELIEGGEVLAAELEAAGLSVILDDRKASPGVKFADAELIGVPTIVVVGRGLANGVIELKDRRSGERIEIPREGAAEHLVGVVRG; via the coding sequence GTGTTGACCAGGATGTCGTCGCTGTTCCTCCGCACCCTCCGCGAGGACCCGGCCGACGCGGAGGTGCCCAGCCACAAGCTGCTGGTCCGCGCCGGTTACGTCCGCCGTGTCGCCCCGGGTGTCTACTCCTGGCTGCCGCTCGGCCTGAAGGTGCTCCGCCGCGTCGAGCAGATCGTGCGCGAGGAGATGGACGCGATGGGCGCCCAGGAGATCCAGCTCCCCGCGCTGCTGCCCCGCGAGCCCTACGAGGCGACCGGCCGCTGGACCGAGTACGGGGCGAGCCTGTTCCGGCTCAAGGACCGCAAGGGCAACGACTACCTGCTGGGCCCGACCCACGAGGAGCTGTTCACGCAGGTCGTGAAGAGCGAGTACTCCTCGTACAAGGACTACCCGGTCACCCTGTACCAGATCCAGAACAAGTACCGGGACGAGGAGCGGCCCCGCGCGGGCATCCTGCGCGGGCGGGAGTTCCTGATGAAGGACTCGTACTCGTTCGACCTCACGGACGAGGGGCTGGCCGAGTCCTACACCCGGCACCGCGACGCCTACATCCGCATCTTCGACCGGCTCGCCCTGGACTACGTGATCGTCTCGGCCATGTCGGGGGCGATGGGTGGCTCGGCGTCGGAGGAGTTCCTGGCGATCACCGAGACCGGTGAGGACACGTTCGTCCGCGGGCCCGGCGGCTACGCCGCGAACGTCGAGGCCGTCACGACGCCCGCGCCGCCCGCGCAGCCGGTCGAGGACAAGCCCGCGGCGCAGGTGCACCACACGCCCAACACCCCGACCATCGAGTCCCTGGTGACGTTCCTCAACGGCGCGGGCCTGGGCCGGGAGTTCACCGCCGCGGACACGCTGAAGAACGTGCTGCTCAAGATCCGCCGACCCGGTGCGACGGAGTGGGAGCTGCTCGGCGTCGGCGTCCCGGGGGACCGCGAGGTCGACCTCAAGCGCGTCGAGGCCGCGGTGCACCCTGCCGAGGTCGCGCTGCTCGACGAGGCGGACTTCGCGCGCAACGCCTTCCTCGTCAAGGGCTACATCGGGCCGGGCGCGCTCGCGGCCAACGGCGTCCGGTATCTGGTCGACCCGCGGATCGTCACGGGCACGGCGTGGGTGACCGGAGCCGACAAGGCGGACCACCACGTCGTCGACCTCGTCGCGGGGCGGGACTTCACCCCGGACGGCACGATCGAGGCCGCCGAGGTGCGCGCCGGGGACCCCTCGCCGGACGGCCAGGGCGTGCTCGAGGCGGCCCGAGGTATCGAGATCGGACACATCTTCCAGCTCGGCCGGAAGTTCGCCGACGCGTTCGGGCTCGACGCGCTGGGCCCGGACTCGAAGCCCGTCCGCATCACGATGGGCTCCTACGGCATCGGCGTCTCCCGGCTCGTCGCGGCGGTCGCGGAGCAGAGCCACGACGACTCCGGGCTGATCTGGCCCCGGTCGGTCACCCCGTTCGACGTGCACGTGGTCGTGGCGGGGAAGAACGCGGAGCTGATCGAGGGCGGTGAGGTCCTGGCCGCCGAGCTGGAGGCCGCGGGCCTGTCCGTGATCCTCGACGACCGCAAGGCGTCGCCGGGCGTGAAGTTCGCGGACGCGGAGCTGATCGGCGTCCCGACGATCGTCGTCGTGGGCCGGGGCCTGGCGAACGGCGTCATCGAGCTCAAGGACCGCCGCAGCGGCGAGCGGATCGAGATCCCGCGTGAGGGCGCCGCGGAGCACCTCGTGGGCGTCGTCCGCGGCTGA
- a CDS encoding bifunctional o-acetylhomoserine/o-acetylserine sulfhydrylase: MTETDPTAAWSFETKQVHAGATSDPTTGARATPIYQTTSYTFRDTEHAANLFGLAELGNIYTRIMNPTQDVLEQRVAALEGGIGAVAVASGQAAQTLAILNLAESGDHFVSSASLYGGTYNLFHYTLPKMGIDVTFVDDPDNLDEWRAAVRPNTKLFYAETIGNPRSNVLDIAPIADLAHENGVPLVVDNTVPTPYLVRPFEHGADIVVHSATKFLGGHGTSIGGVVVDSGNFDWGAQAAKYPGLTTPDPSYHGLNYWEALGPQAFLIKFRVQLLRDLGPAIAPFNSFLLIQGIETLSLRIERHVQNALAVAEWLEARDEVEKVYYAALPSSPWHALQQKYLPKGAGAIVAFDIRGGVEAGRRFVDALELHSHLANIGDVRSLVIHPASTTHSQLSGEEQLATGVGPGLIRLSVGLEGVEDIKADLDAGFRAAKGA; this comes from the coding sequence ATGACCGAGACAGACCCCACCGCAGCCTGGTCCTTCGAGACCAAGCAGGTCCACGCGGGCGCCACGTCCGACCCGACGACCGGTGCCCGGGCGACCCCGATCTACCAGACCACGTCCTACACCTTCCGGGACACCGAGCACGCGGCGAACCTCTTCGGCCTCGCCGAGCTGGGCAACATCTACACCCGGATCATGAACCCGACCCAGGACGTCCTGGAGCAGCGCGTCGCCGCGCTCGAGGGCGGGATCGGGGCGGTGGCCGTCGCCTCGGGGCAGGCGGCGCAGACGCTGGCGATCCTGAACCTCGCCGAGTCGGGTGACCACTTCGTCTCCAGCGCCTCCCTCTACGGCGGCACGTACAACCTCTTCCACTACACGCTGCCGAAGATGGGCATCGACGTCACGTTCGTCGACGACCCCGACAACCTCGACGAGTGGCGCGCCGCGGTGCGGCCGAACACCAAGCTGTTCTACGCCGAGACGATCGGCAACCCGCGCAGCAATGTCCTCGACATCGCACCGATCGCGGACCTCGCCCACGAGAACGGCGTCCCGCTGGTCGTCGACAACACTGTCCCGACGCCCTACCTGGTCCGCCCCTTCGAGCACGGCGCGGACATCGTGGTGCACTCGGCCACCAAGTTCCTCGGCGGCCACGGCACCAGCATCGGCGGCGTCGTCGTGGACTCCGGCAACTTCGACTGGGGCGCGCAGGCCGCGAAGTACCCGGGCCTGACCACGCCGGACCCGAGCTACCACGGCCTGAACTACTGGGAGGCGCTCGGCCCGCAGGCGTTCCTGATCAAGTTCCGGGTGCAGCTGCTGCGCGACCTCGGCCCGGCGATCGCCCCGTTCAACAGCTTCCTGCTGATCCAGGGCATCGAGACGCTGTCCCTGCGCATCGAGCGGCACGTGCAGAACGCGCTGGCCGTCGCCGAGTGGCTGGAGGCCCGGGACGAGGTGGAGAAGGTCTACTACGCGGCCCTCCCGTCCAGCCCGTGGCACGCGCTGCAGCAGAAGTACCTGCCCAAGGGCGCCGGCGCGATCGTCGCGTTCGACATCCGCGGCGGCGTCGAGGCCGGCCGGAGGTTCGTGGACGCGCTGGAGCTGCACAGCCACCTCGCCAACATCGGCGACGTGCGCAGCCTGGTGATCCACCCGGCGAGCACCACGCACAGCCAGCTCTCCGGCGAGGAGCAGCTGGCGACGGGCGTGGGCCCCGGCCTCATCCGGCTCTCGGTCGGCCTCGAGGGCGTCGAGGACATCAAGGCGGACCTCGACGCGGGATTCCGGGCGGCCAAGGGCGCGTGA
- a CDS encoding serine/threonine-protein kinase produces the protein MQGTTFGPYTIEELIGRGGMGEVYRAFDTETDREVALKVLPPHLASDAEYLERFRRECRAAAKLRDPHIVPIHRFGEIDGRLYLDMRLVEGADLGSWLHDHGPLSPAAAVAVISQVASALDAAHAAGMVHRDVKPSNILLAGVPGDEVDPGSVFAYLSDFGIAGSVSDAAGDGSTPTRTGTVPGSLAHLAPERFRGITADRRVDVYALACVLYQALTGRQPFDGDLATLAHEHLTVEPPPASGARPDVPAALDQVIARGMAKNPDDRYPTAGAFAAAARAVVGTQGVPGAAPPDGSGEPRTSTFGTGAPMPRTDPETYLGPSLGAPAGFSPGRSDPGLSRSSPGHSDHPTAPRGRASGPNPGGAGPARAGTGPPPAGPGHAPVPPTGPPPAKKGRRGRTIAAVVAALVVLGGGGAAAYALSGSGGGGGSSSTTTTRPPVVPQTVASLPPTTGGPGPSTDR, from the coding sequence GTGCAGGGCACGACGTTCGGCCCGTACACGATCGAGGAGCTGATCGGTCGCGGCGGGATGGGCGAGGTCTACCGGGCCTTCGACACCGAGACGGACCGCGAGGTCGCGCTGAAGGTGCTGCCGCCCCACCTCGCGTCGGATGCCGAGTACCTCGAACGGTTCCGCCGCGAGTGCCGGGCCGCCGCGAAGCTCCGCGACCCGCACATCGTCCCGATCCACCGCTTCGGCGAGATCGACGGCCGGCTCTACCTGGACATGCGTCTCGTCGAGGGCGCGGACCTCGGCTCCTGGCTGCACGACCACGGCCCGCTCTCCCCCGCCGCGGCCGTGGCGGTGATCTCCCAGGTCGCGAGCGCGCTCGACGCGGCACACGCCGCGGGGATGGTGCACCGGGACGTCAAACCGTCGAACATCCTGCTGGCGGGCGTCCCCGGGGACGAGGTCGACCCGGGCTCGGTCTTCGCCTACCTCTCCGACTTCGGGATCGCCGGCTCCGTCTCCGACGCCGCGGGGGACGGGTCCACCCCGACCCGCACCGGCACCGTGCCCGGCTCGCTCGCCCACCTCGCGCCCGAGCGCTTCCGCGGGATCACCGCGGACCGCCGGGTCGACGTGTACGCGCTGGCCTGCGTCCTGTACCAGGCCCTCACCGGCCGCCAGCCCTTCGACGGGGACCTGGCGACCCTCGCGCACGAGCATCTCACCGTCGAGCCGCCGCCGGCCTCGGGCGCCCGTCCGGACGTGCCGGCCGCGCTGGACCAGGTGATCGCCCGCGGCATGGCGAAGAACCCGGACGACCGCTATCCGACGGCCGGGGCGTTCGCCGCCGCGGCCCGCGCGGTCGTCGGCACGCAGGGGGTGCCGGGCGCCGCACCCCCCGACGGCAGCGGCGAGCCCAGGACGTCCACCTTCGGGACGGGGGCGCCGATGCCCCGCACCGACCCGGAGACGTACCTCGGGCCGTCGCTCGGCGCTCCGGCCGGGTTCAGCCCCGGCCGGAGCGACCCCGGGCTGAGCCGGAGCAGCCCCGGGCACAGCGACCACCCGACGGCGCCCCGGGGCCGGGCGAGCGGGCCGAATCCCGGCGGGGCCGGTCCGGCTCGCGCCGGGACGGGTCCGCCACCCGCGGGCCCGGGCCACGCGCCCGTCCCGCCGACCGGGCCCCCGCCCGCGAAGAAGGGGAGGCGCGGCAGGACGATCGCGGCGGTGGTCGCGGCTCTCGTCGTGCTCGGCGGCGGCGGCGCGGCCGCCTACGCGCTGAGCGGGAGCGGAGGTGGCGGGGGGTCGTCGAGCACCACCACGACCCGGCCGCCGGTCGTCCCGCAGACCGTCGCGAGCCTGCCTCCGACCACCGGGGGCCCCGGCCCGTCGACGGACCGGTGA